Proteins co-encoded in one Dreissena polymorpha isolate Duluth1 chromosome 12, UMN_Dpol_1.0, whole genome shotgun sequence genomic window:
- the LOC127853863 gene encoding E3 ubiquitin-protein ligase XIAP-like produces MFTNTTHGTISAHSKSVHASDNASTPFQNAVEKSTQRCSSAEDVMVQGVISSQNSVTNNISSLASAVPINEASYSLTPILTVQTPFKRRKNLPRYPRYVTESSRHQSYFNWFHVIPTEKECVIAGFFYTGEFDLIRCFKCGIGLKDFSPEDDPMAEHIRNSESCLYLEAMFGLEGLTKLRQAIILPEVFNIRQSSLEF; encoded by the exons ATGTTTACTAACACAACACATGGGACTATCAGCGCCCATTCAAAGTCTGTTCATGCCTCAGACAATGCATCAACACCTTTTCAAAACGCAGTAGAGAAATCCACACAAAGGTGCAGTAGTGCTGAGGATGTAATGGTACAGGGAGTAATTTCATCTCAAAACTCCGTTACTAATAACATTTCTAGTTTGGCTTCAGCTGTTCCTATTAATGAGGCATCTTACTCATTGACGCCTATATTAACAGTCCAGACACCATTCAAACGTCGCAAAAATTTGCCGCGATATCCTCGCTATGTTACAGAATCATCCAGACATCAGTCATATTTCAACTGGTTTCATGTAATCCCGACTGAAAAAGAATGTGTTATTGCTGGATTCTTTTATACag GTGAATTCGATCTAATCAGATGTTTCAAATGTGGCATTGGTCTTAAGGATTTCAGTCCCGAAGACGATCCAATGGCAGAGCACATACGGAATTCCGAATCATGTCTTTACTTGGAAGCTATGTTTGGTCTCGAAGGATTGACAAAACTACGG CAAGCCATCATACTTCCAGAAGTCTTCAATATTCGACAATCGAGTCTCGAGTTTTAA